A stretch of Henckelia pumila isolate YLH828 chromosome 4, ASM3356847v2, whole genome shotgun sequence DNA encodes these proteins:
- the LOC140862595 gene encoding uncharacterized protein codes for MAHDQVDLNTTIVTGEELSSDLIIRGCSVQMQGHELLADLIILNMSDFDVIFGMDWLSRYEATINCKRSMVSLKTKDGEPFLFHATPKNNSSLLISAGKACQLLSKGCAGFLASVTCNQELPRPKLEDVEVVRDFSEVFPNDIAGLPPAREVELGIE; via the exons ATGGCACATGATCAAGTGGATTTGAATACAACCATCGTTACAG GGGAAGAATTAAGTAGTGATTTGATTATCAGAGGATGCAGTGTACAGATGCAGGGTCATGAGTTGCTCGCCGATCTTATTATCCTAAATATGTCTGACTTCGACGTGATATTTgggatggattggttgtctCGATATGAGGCTACCATAAACTGTAAACGGAGTATggtttccttgaaaactaaGGATGGAGAACCGTTTCTATTCCATGCCACACCGAAAAATAATTCATCTCTTTTAATTTCAGCGGGTAAGGCATGTCAACTGTTGAGTAAAGGATGTGCAGGTTTTCTTGCAAGTGTTACTTGCAACCAAGAATTACCTCGACCGAAACTTGAAGACGTCGAGGTAGTGAGAGATTTCTCAGAAGTATTTCCTAATGATATTgcaggattacctccagctaGAGAGGTAGAACTTGGGATTGAATAA